The proteins below are encoded in one region of Nocardioides marmorisolisilvae:
- the aceE gene encoding pyruvate dehydrogenase (acetyl-transferring), homodimeric type: protein MTTSQDATNHEPAPQIPPVIHEGLPTQLPDIDPDETNDWIDSFDAMVADRGRDRARYVMLRLLERAREKQVGVPALRSTDYINTIPPEREPWFPGDEDIERRIRSFIRWNAAVMVSDANRKGLEVGGHIATYQSSASLYEVGFNHFFRGRSHPGGGDQIYIQGHASPGIYARAFLEGRMTEEQLLYFRQEVQHGVGRGLSSYPHPRLMPDFWEFPTVSMGLTAMNAIYQARFNRYLQNRGIKDTSQQRVWAFLGDGEMGEPESLGAIGLPAREELDNLTFVINCNLQQLDGPVRGSGKIIQELESIFRGAGWNVIKVLWGREWDELLARDVDGVLVNQMNKTPDGAFQTFSVEDGAYNREHFFGPDPRLRKMVEHMSDRQIEKLPRGGHDYRKVYTAFDAATKHVGQPTVILAHTIKGWTIDALEGKNATHQMKKLNKDDLKKFRDRLYLPISDKEIESRYDADHTAPFFHPGMDSPEIEYMLERRRQLGGFIPERKVDSRILKLPGDAVYSELKQGSGKNKIATTMALVRLVKDWMKDPEIGPRIVPIAPDEFRTFGMDSMFPSAKIYNPHGQTYESVDRKLLLKWREAKDGQMLHEGISEAGAMSSAIAAGSAYSTHGEPMIPFYIFYSMFGFQRTGDFIWAMADQLARGFLIGATAGRTTLTGEGLQHADGHSPLLAATNPAVVHYDPAHAHEISHIMQDGLRRMYGSSEEFPHGEDVIYYLTVYNEPVSQPKEPDDIDVEGLLKGIYRFAASDRTEGPRVQLLASGVAFPWIVEAQQLLAEDWGVAADLWSVTSWNELARDAVDTERLALRNPDAPARQPYVTGKLDGVEGPIVAVTDFMRAVPLQIARWVPGDFHVLGTDGFGFADTRPAARRFFNVDAQSVVVQVLAALAERGEIKHDKVMDAFTKYRIDDPTAVSGIAQEGGDA from the coding sequence GTGACGACCTCGCAAGACGCAACCAACCACGAGCCGGCCCCGCAGATCCCACCCGTGATCCACGAAGGCCTGCCCACCCAGCTGCCGGACATCGATCCTGACGAGACCAACGACTGGATCGACTCCTTCGACGCCATGGTCGCCGACCGTGGCCGCGATCGAGCGCGCTATGTGATGCTGCGCCTGCTCGAGCGGGCGCGGGAGAAGCAGGTCGGCGTGCCCGCGCTGCGGAGCACCGACTACATCAACACCATCCCGCCCGAGCGCGAGCCCTGGTTCCCCGGCGACGAGGACATCGAGCGCCGGATCCGGTCGTTCATCCGCTGGAACGCCGCGGTGATGGTCTCCGACGCCAACCGCAAGGGCCTGGAGGTCGGCGGTCACATCGCCACCTATCAGTCCAGCGCCAGCCTCTACGAGGTCGGCTTCAACCACTTCTTCCGCGGTCGGAGCCACCCCGGCGGCGGTGACCAGATCTACATCCAGGGCCACGCCTCCCCCGGCATCTACGCCCGCGCGTTCCTCGAGGGCCGGATGACCGAGGAGCAGCTCCTCTACTTCCGCCAAGAGGTGCAGCACGGGGTCGGACGCGGGCTGTCGTCCTACCCCCACCCGCGGCTGATGCCGGACTTCTGGGAGTTCCCGACCGTCTCGATGGGCCTGACCGCGATGAACGCGATCTACCAGGCCCGGTTCAACCGCTATCTGCAGAACCGCGGCATCAAGGACACCAGCCAGCAGCGCGTGTGGGCGTTCCTGGGCGACGGCGAGATGGGCGAGCCGGAGAGCCTCGGCGCGATCGGCCTGCCCGCGCGCGAGGAGCTGGACAACCTCACGTTCGTCATCAACTGCAACCTCCAGCAGCTCGACGGGCCCGTGCGCGGCAGCGGCAAGATCATCCAGGAGCTGGAGTCGATCTTCCGCGGCGCCGGATGGAACGTCATCAAGGTGCTGTGGGGCCGCGAGTGGGACGAGCTGCTCGCCCGCGACGTCGACGGTGTCCTGGTCAACCAGATGAACAAGACACCGGATGGTGCGTTCCAGACCTTCTCGGTCGAGGACGGCGCCTACAACCGCGAGCACTTCTTCGGCCCCGACCCGAGGCTGCGGAAGATGGTCGAGCACATGAGCGATCGGCAGATCGAGAAGCTGCCGCGCGGCGGCCACGACTATCGCAAGGTCTACACCGCCTTCGACGCGGCGACCAAGCACGTCGGGCAGCCGACGGTGATCCTCGCCCACACCATCAAGGGCTGGACGATCGACGCCCTCGAGGGCAAGAACGCCACCCACCAGATGAAGAAGCTCAACAAGGACGACCTGAAGAAGTTCCGCGACCGGCTGTACCTCCCGATCAGCGACAAGGAGATCGAGTCGCGGTACGACGCCGACCACACCGCGCCGTTCTTCCACCCCGGGATGGACTCCCCCGAGATCGAGTACATGCTCGAGCGGCGCCGCCAGCTGGGCGGATTCATCCCCGAGCGCAAGGTCGACAGCAGGATCCTCAAGCTGCCCGGCGACGCGGTCTACTCCGAGCTCAAACAGGGCTCGGGCAAGAACAAGATCGCCACGACCATGGCGCTGGTCCGGCTGGTCAAGGACTGGATGAAGGACCCGGAGATCGGTCCGCGGATCGTGCCGATCGCCCCCGACGAGTTCCGAACCTTCGGGATGGACTCGATGTTCCCGAGCGCGAAGATCTACAACCCGCACGGTCAGACCTACGAGTCCGTCGACCGCAAGCTGCTGCTGAAGTGGCGGGAGGCCAAGGACGGCCAGATGCTGCACGAGGGCATCTCGGAGGCGGGTGCGATGTCGTCGGCGATCGCCGCGGGCTCGGCGTACTCGACCCACGGCGAGCCGATGATCCCGTTCTACATCTTCTACTCGATGTTCGGGTTCCAGCGCACCGGTGACTTCATCTGGGCGATGGCCGACCAGCTCGCGCGCGGCTTCCTGATCGGCGCCACCGCCGGGCGCACCACCCTCACCGGCGAGGGCCTCCAGCACGCCGACGGCCACTCCCCGCTGCTCGCGGCCACCAACCCAGCGGTCGTGCACTACGACCCCGCACACGCCCACGAGATCTCGCACATCATGCAGGACGGGCTGCGCCGGATGTACGGCAGCAGCGAGGAGTTCCCACACGGCGAGGACGTCATCTACTACCTGACCGTCTACAACGAGCCGGTCAGCCAGCCCAAGGAGCCCGACGACATCGACGTCGAGGGACTGCTCAAGGGCATCTACCGGTTCGCAGCGAGCGATCGGACGGAGGGCCCGCGGGTCCAGCTGCTCGCATCCGGAGTCGCCTTCCCTTGGATCGTCGAGGCCCAGCAGCTGCTCGCCGAGGACTGGGGAGTCGCTGCCGACCTATGGTCGGTGACGTCGTGGAACGAGCTCGCCCGCGACGCGGTCGACACCGAGCGGCTGGCGCTGCGCAATCCCGACGCGCCGGCGCGCCAGCCCTACGTGACCGGCAAGCTCGACGGCGTCGAGGGCCCGATCGTCGCGGTGACCGACTTCATGCGCGCCGTACCCCTGCAGATCGCACGCTGGGTGCCGGGTGACTTCCACGTGCTCGGAACCGACGGCTTCGGCTTCGCAGACACCCGGCCCGCCGCCCGACGGTTCTTCAACGTCGACGCCCAGAGCGTGGTCGTCCAGGTCCTCGCGGCACTCGCCGAACGTGGCGAGATCAAGCACGACAAGGTCATGGACGCGTTCACCAAGTATCGGATCGATGACCCGACCGCCGTCTCGGGCATCGCCCAGGAGGGTGGCGATGCCTGA
- a CDS encoding alpha/beta fold hydrolase has product MASTAGAPIEVQRVTIHGHARAFVKVGPTERKGGHRGGTAPVILLLHGLGCDHTTWLPVIRHLARTHTVIAPDMLGHGLSAKPRADYSIGAFANGMRDLCTVLGVDKVTVVGHSLGGGVAMQFAYQFPERTERLILVAPGGLGPEVTPLIRALTIPGAHQALGLVTLPGVRHAGKAVLHGLSRTGNPATRDLAEIADIYESFKDPHARAAIRHVVRTVIDLRGQIVSMVDRAYLTQAMPMLIVWGTEDMVLPVRHAENVAAIAPGAVVEIFPNSGHFPHKDHPERFVKVVREFIRHTEPATYHRGRWRTLLRNGPTAPLAGAAAGDGPVAAVRPLRRAQQR; this is encoded by the coding sequence ATGGCCAGCACTGCGGGAGCACCGATCGAGGTGCAGCGGGTCACCATCCACGGTCATGCGCGGGCCTTCGTCAAGGTCGGCCCGACGGAGCGCAAGGGCGGCCACCGGGGCGGAACCGCTCCGGTCATCCTGCTGCTGCACGGTCTGGGCTGCGACCACACCACCTGGCTCCCCGTCATCCGCCATCTGGCCAGGACGCACACCGTGATCGCTCCGGACATGCTCGGGCACGGGCTGAGCGCCAAGCCCCGGGCCGACTACTCGATCGGCGCCTTCGCGAACGGGATGCGGGACCTGTGCACAGTGCTGGGCGTCGACAAGGTAACCGTCGTCGGGCACAGCCTCGGCGGCGGCGTCGCGATGCAGTTCGCCTACCAGTTCCCCGAGCGCACCGAGCGGCTCATCCTGGTCGCGCCCGGTGGGCTCGGGCCGGAGGTCACCCCGCTGATTCGCGCTCTCACGATCCCGGGCGCGCACCAGGCGCTGGGCCTGGTGACGCTGCCCGGTGTGCGGCATGCCGGCAAGGCCGTGCTGCACGGGCTGAGCCGCACCGGCAACCCGGCGACGCGGGACCTCGCCGAGATCGCGGACATCTACGAGTCGTTCAAGGACCCCCATGCGCGGGCCGCGATCAGGCACGTCGTCCGCACGGTCATCGACCTGCGGGGTCAGATCGTCAGCATGGTCGACCGGGCCTACCTCACCCAGGCGATGCCGATGCTGATCGTCTGGGGTACCGAGGACATGGTGCTGCCTGTCCGGCACGCCGAGAACGTCGCGGCCATCGCGCCAGGTGCCGTGGTCGAGATCTTCCCGAACTCCGGCCACTTCCCGCACAAGGACCACCCCGAGCGCTTCGTCAAGGTCGTGCGCGAGTTCATTCGGCACACCGAGCCGGCGACGTACCACCGGGGACGCTGGCGCACGTTGCTTCGCAACGGCCCCACCGCGCCCCTGGCCGGCGCTGCAGCCGGTGATGGGCCGGTCGCAGCGGTCCGTCCGCTGCGGCGCGCCCAGCAGCGGTGA